A stretch of DNA from Acidobacteriota bacterium:
TCACCGACGCCTGGTCCACCCTCCTCCTCTACCGCGAGGTGGCGGCGGAGTACGAAGCCGCTCACCCGGCAGGCGATCCCGCCGACAGCGAGCGCTCACCCTTGGAGCCCTACTACCCCACGGCCGGAGGCCTGGTGGAAGCCGGCGCCGCTCGGGAAGGTCAACAGCAGAGGACTCGGGAGCATTGGGCGAGCTACCACGATGCCACCACCCGTTCCGTGCCCCTCTACGGCCACCCCTCGCTCAGCTCCGGCGGCGAGACCCACAGCTCCGGCGGCGAGACCCCGAGCACCGCCAACACCCGCTGGACCCTGGAGCTCGACCCCCGCCGCTCCCAGACCCTCGAAGCGCTGATCCAACAACCGGGCTTCCGCAGCCTGTCCCCGGACCTCTCCCGCTTCGCCCTCTTCGCCACCCTTCTCACCAGCTGGCTGCACCGCGTCAGCGACCGCCGGGAGCTGCGCTTCGATGCCCCAGTGGCGGGGCGCCCCACCGCCGCCGCCAAGCGCTCCCTGGGGCTCTTCATCGAGGTCTTCCCCTTTGCCGTCACCGTCGGCCCGCGGGAGACCTTCCGCAGCCTCGGCGCCCGCTGCCTGGCGGAGGCCCAAAGCTTCCTCCGCCACGCCCTCCCGGGGCTGAGCAATCCCTCCGGCGCCACCGCCGCCAACGTGGTGCTCAACTACTTCCCCGGCTCCTTCGGCCCTTTCGCCGGCCTGGCTCCGCAGATCGAGTGGGTGCACCCCGGCCACGCCGACAGCGTCCACGCCCTGCGCCTCCAGGTCCACGACTTCGCCGGCTCCGGCGCTCTGACCCTGCACTTCGATCACCACCAGGCCACCCTGCCGGAAGCGCTCCAGCGCCGTAGCCTGAAGCATTTCGAGAGGCTGCTGGACGCCCTGCTGGAAGACCCCGACCGCCCCATCGCCACCGTCGACCTGCTCACCGGCGAGGAGAAGAAAGCCCTCGCCAGTCTGAACGCTGCTGCCCCCTCGAAGGACACCGAGTCCGCGCCGCAGCCCCGCCCCACTGTGGTCCACAGCTTCCTCCACCAGGCCCGTAAGGAGCCCCGGCGAACCGCCCTGCGCCAAGGCGGCGAGACTCTCACCTTCGGCGAGCTCACGGAGCGTTCCGGCGCCCTGGCGGCGGCGCTGCTGGACCGCGGCCTCCAGCCCGGCGACCGGGTGCTCCTGGCCTGCCGCCGCTCCCTGGACGCGGTGGTGGCCGTCCTCGCCGTGCTCCGCGCCCGTCTGGCCTACGTTCCGGTGGACGCCCAGGCTCCGGCGGCCCGGCTGGAACAGATCCTCGAAGACTCCGGCGCCCGCCTGGTGCTGACGGACGACTTGGAGAGTCGAAAGCTCCCTCCAACGGTGTCCGCGGTCACCTTCTCCCAGGAGCTGGCCCAGGGGATGGCCCAGGGGATCGAGATTCAGCGCGCAGAGCTGCCGGAGCCGTCGCCCCAGGACCTCGCCTATCTCCTCTATACCTCCGGTTCCACCGGCCGCCCCAAGGGCGTACTGGTGGAGCACGGCGGCCTCTCCGACTACCTGCAGTGGGCAGAGGGGCGCTACCTGCGGGGGGAGCGCATGGTCTTCGCCCTCTGCACCTCCCTGGCCTTCGACCTCACCGTCACCAGCCTCTTCCTGCCGCTGATCACCGGCGGCACGCTGGAGATCTACCCTGAGCCCAACGATCCGGACGCCGGCAGCGCTCCCGACACCGCCTTCCTCGATGCCGCTGCCAACGACACCGTTGAATTCTTGAAGCTCACTCCTTCCCATCTGGCGCTGCTGGTGCGCCGGGGACTGGAGTCCTCCCATCTGAAGCGGCTCATCGTCGGCGGCGAGGCCTTTCCGCCGTCCCTGGCGGCGGCGGTGAGCACCCAGCTTCACGAGCGGGCGGAGATCTCCAACGAGTACGGGCCGACGGAGGCTGTGGTGGGATGCATTGAGCACCGCTACGACCCGGCAGAGCCCCCCACCGGCGCCAGCGTCGCCATCGGCCAGCCGGCGGATCTCGTGACGGTGGAGATCCTCAACCCCGCCCAGAGCCCCGTGCCCCTGGGCACCCCGGGGGAGCTGTGGGTCTCCCTCCCCGGCCTGGCCCGCGGCTACCACCGCCGCCCGGCCCTCACCGCCCAAAGCTTCCAGCCGGCTCCCCGACTTGCACCGGGCACCGGTCCGAAGGAAGACCAGCCCGGAAGCCGCCGCTACCGCACCGGCGACCGCGTGCGCCTCAACGAGGCCGGCAGCCTCGAATACCTCGGCCGCCTGGACCGCCAGGTGAAAGTCTCCGGCTTCCGCATCGAGCCCGGGGAAATCGAAGCCGCGCTGCTGGCCCTGCCCCAAGTCGAAGCCTGCGCCGTCCTGCCCCGGCGCCTCGGGCCCGCCCCGTCTGCCCCCTCCCCCGGCGCCCCCTCCTCCAAAGCCCAATCCGGCGCCCCACAGCACGCCGAGACCCGCTACTGCGTCCGCTGCGGCCTCTCCTCCCGCTACCCCCGGGCGGAGCTCGACGCCGACGGCGTGTGCCGTATCTGCCGCTCCTACGAAGCGATCAAGGACCACGCCCAGGCCTACTTCAAGAGTCTGGACGAGCTGGAGGAGCTCTTCACCGCCTCCCGCCAAGCCCACCCCGACGCGCCCTACGACTGCATGATGCTCTACAGCGGCGGCAAGGACAGCAGCTACGCCCTGTGCCGGCTAGTGGAGATGGGGCTCTCGGTCTACACCTTCACCCTCGACAACGGCTTCATCGCCGAGGGCGCCAAGGAGAACATCCGCCGCATCGCCGCCCAGCTCGGCGTGCCGGTGGAATTCGCCACCACCCCGGCCATGAACGCCATCTTCCGCGACAGCCTGCTGCGCTTCTCCAACGTTTGCAACGGCTGCTTCAAGGCCATCTACACCCTCAGCATGCAGCGCGCCCGGGAGCTGGGCATCCCCTGCATCGTCACCGGCCTGTCCCGCGGCCAGATGTTCGAGACCCGCCTCACCGAAGAGCTTTTCCGCGGCGGCCGGCGCAGCGCCGAGGAGATCGACGCCGCGGTGCTGGCGGCGCGCAAGACCTACCACCGCATGAACGACGAGGTCTCCCGCTCGCTCGACGTCGCCGCCTTCCAGGACGACGCCATCTTCGAGCAGGTGCGCTTCGTCGACTTCTACCGCTATTGCGACGTCGAGCTCGACGAGGTCCTCTCCTACCTGCGCCGAGAGGTCCCCTGGGTGCGCCCGGAGGACACCGGCCGCTCCACCAACTGCCTGATCAACGACGCCGGCATCTACGTCCACCAGCGCGAGCGCGGCTTCCACAACTACGCCCTGCCCTACAGCTGGGACGTGCGCCTGGGCCACAAAGACCGCGACGCCGCCCTGGCCGAGCTCGACGACCATCTCGACGAGGCCCACGTGCGGAGCATCCTGGCGCAGGTCGGCTACGACCCGGAGCAGGCCGCCCAAAGCACCGGCGCCACGGTGTTGGAGGCGTTCTACGTCCCCCGGGGCGAGACCTCGCCGGAGGACCTCCGCCAGCAGCTGGCAGAGCATCTCCCCGCCCCCCTCATCCCCTCCCGCTTCCACCCGGTGGAGACCCTCCCCCTGACCCCCAACGGCAAAGTCGACACCGCCGCCCTGGCCGAGCTCGCTGGCGATGGCCGCCCCCGGACCCCGTACCGCGTGCCGGAAGGTCCGGTGGAAGAGTTCTTGGTGGAGATCTGGCAGGAGGAGCTCGGCTGGCAGGAAGCCCCGGAAACCCACCGCATCGGCGCCGACGACCATTTCTTCGAGCTCGGCGGCACCTCCCTGGCAGCCCTCCAGGTGATGCTCCGCCTGTGCCAAGAATTCGTCCTCGACCTCCCCCTCGACGCCCTCTTCTCCCACCCCACCCTTGCCCAGCTGGCGCGCTACGCGGAGGACCAGATTCTGGCGGAGGATGCGGAGCTGGTAGAAGAGAGCTGACTTCAGCCCCGCGAGGGGTTGAAACCCCTCGCTACTCCATATCGGCCCTGGCGGGACGACACCCCCAACCCATCCAAGACCCCTGAGGGAGCCGGCTTTCAGCGCCTCAAAGCATCGCCCGGAAATTCCGCACCAGATACCCCCCCACCGCCAACCGCTGCCCCACCGAAAGCTCTCGAAAGCCCTCGATGCGCGAGTTGGTCTCGGTATAGAGCGACAGCCGCCGCAGCCGGTCCCGAGCGCGCAGAAACTCCCGGTGGGTTACCTGCATCGACCGCCGAAAGACCACCCGCAGATCCGGCCGCTCCCGCACCATCCGATGCACGAGCTCACTATCCCCCGCCCGCCGCCACTCCTCGAAGAGCCCCACCTCCTCGAACACCGACGCCCGCACCGCCAGGTTGTTGGCGTAGGCAAAAGAATGCGCCGGCGGCAGGTGGTGCAGACAGTACTCGGTCTTGGCGTTCTCGTACGCCCCCAGCAGCCGCAGCCCCCACGACGCCTCCTCCGGATACCGGCAATGCCCCACCAACACCCCCACCGAATCCTCCTCCATCCCCTCCCGAATCTCCGCCAACCACCGCGGGTGCGCCGTGCAATCGGCGTCGGTGAAAGCGAGGATCTCCCCCCGAGCATGACGAATCCCGGTGTTGCGGGCCGCGTAGGCACCGGGAGTGTCTTCGGAAAGGAAAGTGATTCTGGGGTCTTGCTCTACGAAGCGTTGCGCGATGGTGACGGAGTCGTCGGTGGAGCGGTTGTCGATGAGAAGAATCTCGAACGCCCCATCCACCTCTTGCTGAGCGAGGAGAGAGTCGACGCAGGCGGCTAGGTGGTGTTGCTGGTTGTAGAAGGGGATGAGGATGGAGAGGGGTGGGCGGGCGGAGGACATGGGGAGGGGAGTCTAGCAGCCACGATTGCAGGGCCGAGGCCCGCGAGAGCGAGAGGTTGCTGACCGCATCCAGGCCACGAAGACTCCACCGCGCGGGGAACTCGCCGGACCGTGGAAGTGTCCAAGTCAGTAAGAACCCCCTGCGAACCGCCCCCCCTTGGAGGTCTCATGTTGATCGACCGCAACCTTCCCAGCGCCGACATTCCCACCTCGTCGATGGCGGACATCGCGTTCCTGCTGGTGATTTATTTCATGCTCACCACCACCTTCGCAGCCACCATGGGCCTCGACCTGCAATTCCCCGAAGAGCCTGAGCACCCCGCCGCAGTCGACCCGGTGGAGTCGGTGCATCTGAGGGTCTTACCCAATGGAGCTCTCGACGTCGATGGGCACAGAATGGACCTAGACAATCTGCTCGCCTACCTCGCCCCCAAACTCGCAGTCAATCCGAGCAAACCCGTCATCGTGCAACCGGAAGCGGCGACCCCCTATGGCCACATGGTGGCCGTGCTCGACGAGCTCCGGCAGGGGAGAGAGCGCTTGAGGCTGGAGCGGGAGATCAGTATTGCGATTCCTACGGAGAGGGAGCGTCGGGGTTTTTGGTTGTGAGGTTGGGGCGTGGTCGGTCAACGTGTGCTCTGTAGTCGCAGAAGGCAAGTTCGACCTTGCTCAACGCCGTCTCCGAGACCTTGAAGAGCTGCGACGAGCGCAAGAGGATCCTCGAATGGTGACCTCCACCCAAAAATCGAGCGGGAACAACTTCACCAACCTCGGTTTGAGCCCCAAAAAGCTGGAAATCTGAAAGTCCGGTCAGACTTGATGATCGCGCTTGCAAAGCTGATCGACGACCGCGGCCTCACCCAGACTGCTGCGGCTGGCCTGCGCGACGTAACGCAACCGAGGATCAGTGATCTAGTACTCGGAAAGATCGACCGATTCAGCGTTGATAGCTTGATCGAGATGCTTGGGTCATGCTGGGGCGGAGGTTTCGTTCGCGATCAAGGGTGGCAGGGAGGTAATTTAACGTTCCTTGAACGAACCAAAAGACCGGAGCAAAGTGGCGGCCAGAAAGTCCTTCCGGCTGACTTTGCCAAGGACTCAGCTTGCCCTTTCCTTAAATCTAACCCTAACGCTAATGCTTTGGATAATGCCACTTGCCCCAATCATCATCAAGTGCCTTACGCCTATCACCTCGAGCAGTGAATCATCCGGACACATACCCTTATTAGAATAGCTCTCCCCATCGCCTTCAGACCATGCCCAAGGATCTATTTCATCTCCCACTTGTATCGGCATGAATGGTGTTGATGACCAAAAGCCGGCAATAGGGTCATCCCTATATGAATTAACATATATCTCAACTCGATATCTAGTCAATCTAGCCTTCATGAAGTTCTCCTGGCAACTGCTCAAAAAAGATCTCAGAACACCGCCTTACCCTAGCGAGTTCTGTGACAAAAACGACAACGCAGGTCAGTGCGTCGACTCTCCAGCCAGGCGTGAGATTTTGCAATACCCTTTGAGCATCATCCCTCCAGCCTCTCAATAAGGTTCCCATCTAGGTCGCGCATCTCGAGCGCAAACTCTTCCTTAACTTGAAACTTATCACAGATCCCTACTTTAATCTTGCTCAGGAAATTGATAATATACTCTTCAAAAGTAGCCTCACTACTGAGTCTTACGCTATGAACACCCTCAGCATCTGCGATTTTCTGAGCCCCAAGCTGAAGAGGAAGAGGGGTTACCACGATTGCGCCACTGGCACCTGTATCCCTCATCCTGTAAACAATAGCACCGAGATCCTCTTGGGTTAGCCGTGACTTAACATAGCGACGACACTCCACTATCACAAATCCTCCACCCGCCTCAGCCACCCCCTTCGCATCAATTTCCCAGCATGTAACACCACCCTGGACCTTCTGCTTTCCTTCCACAAGCCGCAGACCAAACTCACCCGCTATATCATTAAGTAGATAACGAGCCACCTCCTCATAGGTCTTCCACGCCTTTCCCTCCTCAGCCATGCCAGTCACCCTTTCATTAAGCATCGCGACTTCAAATATAGCGTGGTCGGACGAACCTGCGGACCGAGCGGCCTCTTCCACTATGGAATTCAATGGGCTCTTAGGAGAGGCAGAGCGGAGAGTACGCCGTCGGAGGAGTCCGCCAGTGGATTGCAGTCATTTTCTCAAATGCTGCTGCATCGCAACCCCTTGCAGCCCACGGCGAAAGTCGGGCTGCGCTGGGAGGGGCCCCTCTCCGCCGAGTCTTCGTTCGTAAACCTCGTCGATGCCCTTATCGCCTGCGGTATTCCGGCCTTGACTTGGCGAAACACTGCTCGCTCCCGCTGGCGTCTGACTCTCAGCACAGGCTGCCAGATCATTCATCGATTCCTCGATGACCGCAGAACGAAAGCATATCGCAGCCTTGGGCTAAGAGCATCGCCCTCTCTGAGGCTGCTGTCACGGCCTCTCCAGGCGGAGCACTGGGTAGCTTCAGTTAGAGCATAGCGCCATGGGCGCATTGAGCTGCTGGCTCCCGACCACGTCAGCAACAACCTGCCGAACCGAACCCACTACCCCTCCCTCAACGCCACCCGCTCCATCTTCGCCACTAGCCCCGCCAACGCCCGAGACACTTCCAGTGCCAAGCGCCTCCCAAGGGTCGACTGCCCCATCGACCCCAGGCTCACCAGAGCCCCTGAGCCCGACGCAGGTCGCGCGCAACCGCAGCCAAGGTGAGGGGAACGACCGGACCATCCGGACCTTGCTTCCACTCCACCATCGCCGGATACGAATGTCGCTCGTAGACGCGAAAGGCCTCAGCAGCAAGTGGGGGCACCTGGATGCAGGGGTCGTCAAACGATCAAGAGCTGCATCTCTCCCAGATGGCTAGGTCAAGTGGACGGGGCAAAGTTGAGCGCTCCGTGTTCATCGCGGAATGGTGAACAAGATATATACGCTTGCCAGGCCTGCTAGCATTTCACTTGATGAAGCGACCGACACCCGCGAGGTAGGCAATCCACCGCCGGGTTGCCGCTCTGGCACAGGGCTTTGGTTGCCCTCCCAGCCAACGCAACCGGGTCGGAAGCAACCCAGGGAAGGAAGCGAAAATGACTGGGAAATTACTTATCAAGCCGCTGCTCGCAGGACTGATCTTGCTTGCAGTCGGGGCTCTCTGGATCCTGCCAGCCTATGCAGCTGACCAGGGATGGCTCGCCGAAGGCACCTCCATCATCGAGGAGCTTTGGGACGTGGCGAGAGGCTCGTGGTCTGGAGAGGCGTTCGAGGGCAATCCCGGCCCAGGTCTCGGGCCTACGATGGACCCGAATGGCTAGCGCACCGGGAACGGCAAAGGGAGGACCGACCTTCTGACTGACGATCTCGACTCGCTGGCTGAGACAATGCCCATGCCACCACTGCCTCAGCCTCAGCCTGTTCCTCCGGAGTGTAGCCGCTCAGAAGATGTCGGGCACGCCCTTCATACATTCGCCTTGCAAGCGAAGGAGCCAGTTGATGAAGAGGAGGCCCTTCCTCCTCCATCAGCCTGAACTCTTCGAAGGTGACCACGACTCCCGCCCCTTGAGGGTGCCGCTGCTTCGTAGCACCCACGCCGACCCAATTGACCTTTCTATCGATTCTATGGCTCTGGGCTTGGGCCCCAACACCGCCCACACCAATGACAGCGTTGAACTCGTGGAGCCGGATTCGGCCCATACAGTTGTAGATCCCGAAACGACCCATCGCGTCAGGGTCGCCAGTGTGTGTCCGTTTGTAGGTCAGAATGCGCATGACCTTCTCTAACCGCAGCGCCTAAAGGGGTTGCTACCAAGCGAAGCAAACGGGGGACCCACCTTCTGATCTCGAGAGTCAGAGCCCTCGGAAGAGTCTCCAGCTTCGGGAGCGAGTGCTCCGACTCCCAGCGCTTGGGGAGTCACTTGCTCGCGCTAGCCTTCGGCTTGGGACCTAGCACGGGTCAGGAGGTCGGCGACCTCCAGAGTGGGAGCCCAACGGTCGAGGTACTCGTTATCGAGCAAACCTCCCTGCACCTTGAAGACTCCGAGGATGTCCCCCCACTGGCGATCAGAGATCTCGTTTCCCAGCCGGTACCAGACGAGCTTGTGGAGGAGGGTATCCTCCGGAGTCGCGAATCGGATCACGACAGGCCCGTCAGGGGTGCGTAGAGTCTCAGAACGGGCTCGCCCCATCTCCTCGCGAGACCAAGCATCGTCCTTCATCACAAAGACATCCGCTTTGAACATAGTAGCCAGATGGATGACGTTGAACGACGCCCGCCGACGCACCGCATCAAGAATCCTGTCAACATCAACGTAGAAATCGCTGCCGAGCAAGCGTGCCAAAGGCTCTGCCTGCGAAGCAGTGATCTCAGCGACGAGATCGACATCCTGCGTAGCTCGGGGCACGCCATAGATCGAAGTCGCCAGCGAGCCCCCCACGAGGTACCGCACCCCCAGGGTATCGAGCACCTCAGCGACCTGCGCGACGATCCGAATCGGCTCCGACAGCATCAGTAACCGGCTTCGTCGGGATCCCAGCCAAAGGCCTCGCGCATCAAGTCCGGCTCAATCCAGCGGGATGCCAATCGCAGAGCCAGCTCTCGCTCGTCGGCCTCCGGGTGTCGGCGACGAATATCGATGAGTGCCAGCTCCTGCACGGCCCTGGTGAGCTGGCGCACCCGCTCCAACTTCTGGGCAACCGACATGGCTCGGTATCCCTCGATCAGGATGGCCTCGGCAGCGGGGTCGGTGTCGCTGGGAAGCTTGGATTTCACGGGAGAAGCGTAGCATGGCGCAGCAGGTTCTCCGTTCCAACATCCCTTGAATCACCCCATCGCCGAGAATCTATGAGCGGAGGCATTCAGCCCAGAGCGCAGGCCCCGATCGTCTGAGACCTGTTGCTCCTACCAGAAAGTTCTGCGCTGTGACCTGATGCCGGCGAGCCGCGCAGCAGCTCACGAGGCAGACTCGCGAAAGTGTGCGTGGCGCTGGCGTTCAAAACCCCTCGCCTGGAAAAGAAGGGCACTCTGCTTCCCAGTTTACCCACAATCCCTTGCCCCCCAGCCCCCGAAGCTGCCACAGTCAGCGCACCATGAGCTCGGAAATCCGCAGGCTAAAACCCGAAGACCTCACTGCAACCGTGGACGTATGGGTTCGCGCCCGGCGGGACGCCCAGCCCTGGCTGGAGCAGCGCTTGGGCTACACGGACGAGCAATATCTAGCGTTCTTCCGAGAGGTTGTCTGCGTCGAGCAGCAGGTGTGGATTGCAGCGGAGGGAGCCACGGTGTTGGGACTGCTGGCGATTCGGG
This window harbors:
- a CDS encoding helix-turn-helix transcriptional regulator; translation: MEREQLHQPRFEPQKAGNLKVRSDLMIALAKLIDDRGLTQTAAAGLRDVTQPRISDLVLGKIDRFSVDSLIEMLGSCWGGGFVRDQGWQGGNLTFLERTKRPEQSGGQKVLPADFAKDSACPFLKSNPNANALDNATCPNHHQVPYAYHLEQ
- a CDS encoding glycosyltransferase family A protein, whose translation is MSSARPPLSILIPFYNQQHHLAACVDSLLAQQEVDGAFEILLIDNRSTDDSVTIAQRFVEQDPRITFLSEDTPGAYAARNTGIRHARGEILAFTDADCTAHPRWLAEIREGMEEDSVGVLVGHCRYPEEASWGLRLLGAYENAKTEYCLHHLPPAHSFAYANNLAVRASVFEEVGLFEEWRRAGDSELVHRMVRERPDLRVVFRRSMQVTHREFLRARDRLRRLSLYTETNSRIEGFRELSVGQRLAVGGYLVRNFRAML
- a CDS encoding amino acid adenylation domain-containing protein, yielding MSSSDNQPHLTHSQTQIWLGQRLHPDSPLYNMAFAFVFPEALDAERFRRAWRQVANASDALRTRIRETGGGVQRTLAETAPDTEVVDWRQREDSADTFHRWCRARSAHPLPLGGPLVDSVLVLLDDGTTGWYLNQHHLITDAWSTLLLYREVAAEYEAAHPAGDPADSERSPLEPYYPTAGGLVEAGAAREGQQQRTREHWASYHDATTRSVPLYGHPSLSSGGETHSSGGETPSTANTRWTLELDPRRSQTLEALIQQPGFRSLSPDLSRFALFATLLTSWLHRVSDRRELRFDAPVAGRPTAAAKRSLGLFIEVFPFAVTVGPRETFRSLGARCLAEAQSFLRHALPGLSNPSGATAANVVLNYFPGSFGPFAGLAPQIEWVHPGHADSVHALRLQVHDFAGSGALTLHFDHHQATLPEALQRRSLKHFERLLDALLEDPDRPIATVDLLTGEEKKALASLNAAAPSKDTESAPQPRPTVVHSFLHQARKEPRRTALRQGGETLTFGELTERSGALAAALLDRGLQPGDRVLLACRRSLDAVVAVLAVLRARLAYVPVDAQAPAARLEQILEDSGARLVLTDDLESRKLPPTVSAVTFSQELAQGMAQGIEIQRAELPEPSPQDLAYLLYTSGSTGRPKGVLVEHGGLSDYLQWAEGRYLRGERMVFALCTSLAFDLTVTSLFLPLITGGTLEIYPEPNDPDAGSAPDTAFLDAAANDTVEFLKLTPSHLALLVRRGLESSHLKRLIVGGEAFPPSLAAAVSTQLHERAEISNEYGPTEAVVGCIEHRYDPAEPPTGASVAIGQPADLVTVEILNPAQSPVPLGTPGELWVSLPGLARGYHRRPALTAQSFQPAPRLAPGTGPKEDQPGSRRYRTGDRVRLNEAGSLEYLGRLDRQVKVSGFRIEPGEIEAALLALPQVEACAVLPRRLGPAPSAPSPGAPSSKAQSGAPQHAETRYCVRCGLSSRYPRAELDADGVCRICRSYEAIKDHAQAYFKSLDELEELFTASRQAHPDAPYDCMMLYSGGKDSSYALCRLVEMGLSVYTFTLDNGFIAEGAKENIRRIAAQLGVPVEFATTPAMNAIFRDSLLRFSNVCNGCFKAIYTLSMQRARELGIPCIVTGLSRGQMFETRLTEELFRGGRRSAEEIDAAVLAARKTYHRMNDEVSRSLDVAAFQDDAIFEQVRFVDFYRYCDVELDEVLSYLRREVPWVRPEDTGRSTNCLINDAGIYVHQRERGFHNYALPYSWDVRLGHKDRDAALAELDDHLDEAHVRSILAQVGYDPEQAAQSTGATVLEAFYVPRGETSPEDLRQQLAEHLPAPLIPSRFHPVETLPLTPNGKVDTAALAELAGDGRPRTPYRVPEGPVEEFLVEIWQEELGWQEAPETHRIGADDHFFELGGTSLAALQVMLRLCQEFVLDLPLDALFSHPTLAQLARYAEDQILAEDAELVEES
- a CDS encoding biopolymer transporter ExbD, with amino-acid sequence MLIDRNLPSADIPTSSMADIAFLLVIYFMLTTTFAATMGLDLQFPEEPEHPAAVDPVESVHLRVLPNGALDVDGHRMDLDNLLAYLAPKLAVNPSKPVIVQPEAATPYGHMVAVLDELRQGRERLRLEREISIAIPTERERRGFWL